The genomic stretch ACCCATTGCCTCAAGCTCGTACCGTAGATACTCAATAGCTGCCGCCGACTCATCGATGCAGATCAATTCCACATCAATATCGATGTTCTTGCGGCGCTGTTGCAGGTCCATAATCCTTACCTGCGCCTCACGCATCGCCTCCAGAATGACGATGGGTGACCCCGGCACCTTCTTTCCACTGCTATTTTGATAGCAACCGCCTCCGCAAAATCCGTCGACGATCGTCAGCCTGATTCGGTCTTGCGCCGGTGATGCGACGAGAGTGAGAAAATAGTCGACGAGATAGGAGCGTAGGATCGCGTGCTTGACCTCGCTGTGCCGTCGGATTACGGGAGCTGGGCTTCCGGGTTCCCAATCGTAGTGATTCGAAATCATGCTCAGTTAGTGGATGGCTTCCCGAACGCATATTCTTATCTCGTGGCGATTAATGTGCCGCAGTTTTGCGTGTATATCAAGCGCTACGTCGAGCAAGAGGCAGCGAGGGTGCAACGCAAAAACTGTGTCCATGCAAGATGACAGTTCTAAGGAACCTGACCATTTCTTCAGCATCCTCCGGCAACGCCCGTCCGTCAGATTTTCCAGGCAGGCGAGCTGAGGATTGAGTTGCAGTTGGTGTATCCGTACTGATTCCCGCAATACAAGGTGTGACAGCACAGGCCATCACACCCCCCAACCACTATTGCAACCGCTCTCGCTCAACTATCAGCCCATCCAGCTGCATCTTCACCATGCCAAGCAGGCACAGCGCACTGAAGCAGCCCTCCGAGCTTTCGCTTTCATGATCCAGCAGTACGAGAACTCCTTCAATTCCCGCGCGAACCTGCTGCAGGCACTCGTTGGTTATTTCATCGATCGTCATCATTGATTCCCTCACAAGTGAGTGCGCGCCACTCCTTTCCACGTGAGGGCGGCGGGCCAGTCAACGAGGGTGGAAAGACCGGTCTGACGAGGGGAACCGGCCAGCCTTGCGGCTGCCTCGCTTGGCCCGCCATGGGAACCATGCGATCACACAGGCGTTGCTTGCTGCAAGAGCAACGCCTGCCCTCGGTCAGACATCCGGGCTTTCCACACCCGATCATCGGTGGTCCGATGACACCACCAGTATTTCGCGTAGCTACCGGGGAATCGATGAGAGATATCGCATTTCCAGGGGCGCGCGAAGTTTGGATCCGGGCAACGGATCTAGAAATCGCAGACTCTTGAAAATGCGCGTGCGGGAATCAGGCTTGGGCAGGCGCCAGGGCCGCGCCAGGCACCATCGCCGGCGCACTCCCCATTGCCTGGTCCACAACCCCCGCCACCATGTCCGCCGTCACTGCCGACAAGGTCCACCCCAAATGCCCGTGCCCGGTGTTGTAGAAGATGCAGGCCGCTCGCCCGCGTCCTACGCGCGGCAGCATGTCGGGCAGCATCGGCCGCAGGCCGGCCCATGGCACCACGCTGCGCGTGCTGACGCCGGGGAAGCACTGCTGCACCCAGTCCACCAGCGGGCGGATGCGGTCGGCGCGGATATCGCGGTTGGTGCCGTTGAACTCGGCGGTGCCGGCAACGCGGAAGCGGTCGTCGCCGAGGCGGCTGGTGACCAGCTTGGTTTCGTCGTCGAGCAGGCTGACCGTCGGGGCGGCGGCGCGGCTGGCGTCATCGGTCAGGTTGACGGTGATCGAATAGCCCTTGACCGGATAGATGTTGACGCGGTCGCCCAGCGCGGCGGCCAGTGCGCGGCTGGCGGTGCCGGCGCAGATCACGGCGCCGTCGAAGGTGGCAGTGGTGCTGTCGTTGCCATCCTGTACGGTGATGGTGGCGCGCCGGCCGTCGGTCTTGACCGCGCGCACGTCCTGGCCGTACATGCAGCGCACGCCCAGGCGCGCGGCGGCGGCGGCCAGTCCGCTGGTGAACTTGTGGATGTCGCCGGTCGAATCGCTCTCGGTGAAGTAGCCGCCGTAGTAGGAGCCCGCCAGTGTCGGCTCGATCGTGCGCATCTCCTGCGGGGTCACCGCGCGCCGCTCGAGCCCGCCTTGCGCCAGCAGCGCCGAGACGCGGCCGGCATGCTCGAAGCCGGCGCGGTCGCGGTAGATATGGAGGATGCCGGCGCGCTTCAGGTCGAAGTCGATGCCTTCCTGCGCCGCCCACGCAAACAGGTGCTCGCGTGCAGCGATGGCCAGGCGCGCGGTCTCGATGGTGTTGCGGCGGTAGTGGGGAATCGACGCGATGAACTCGGCGAACCACGACAGCTTGTGCCAGCTGGGCCGGGGATTGACCAGCAGCGGCGCATCGTTGCGCAGCATCCACTTCATCCCCTTGACGATGGTGGACCAGTGGGTCCAGACCTCGGCGTTGGAGGCGGACAGTTGCCCGCCGTTTGCGAACGAGGTCTCCATGGCGGCATAGCGGTGCCGTTCGTACAGGGTGACGGAGAATCCGCGCCGGGCCAGCGCGTAGGCCGTGGTGACACCAGTGATGCCACCGCCGATAACAGCGATTGTCTTCATGATCTGCAGGTTCCGGGAACGTCGGGGGGTGGAGTCCGCACGCAACATGCGTGGAGGACGCCCCCTCTGTTCTGGACCTGAGAGATTCACGACGCCTTGCCGCGGGGCGGGCGCGCTTGCTCCTTCGGTATGCCGGGCGGACGATGGCGTCCGGCATTCTTCAGAGTGCACTGACGGGTGATGCCGGTCCTTTTGCCTGAGAGTTTCCGGGGCGGTTGCTCCTTCGGCGCCGTGCGCGGCGGGCGCCGCGACAGTCTCTCCCTGCATCACGCTGGCTTGACGCCAGTCGGGGCAATGTAGTGACAAGGCCCCGTATTGGATATGCGGGTTAACACGGATACAAGCGGAAATGGCCGCGCCGGCCGCGTCGCTATGTCGCATCGGCCAGCGCCGCCAGGCCCCATAAAATGTCAGCGCTCGCTCTCAGAAAGATGCGGGAGGGTGCGCCTGCTGCCGCGCAGGCCAGCGAGCCAGAACAAGACAAAAAGCAAGGTATTCAGTGAAGAAAAATCGCATTGCACTGGCCGTCTCGGCAGTGCTGATGGGCCCTGCCGTGGCCGCCGCGCAGGCAGTGGAGGCTCCCGCGTCGTTGCCGGAGGTGGTGGTATCGGCCGGACCCGACCGCGGCGAGGTGCCGGCGGTGCCGCCCAACACGCCGGCGCCGGCGTATGGCATCAGCAGCACGCGCATGGCCGACTTCAACGTGGTCAATACCGAAGACGCGCTCAAGTACGCGCCCAACCTCGCCGTGCGCAAGCGCTTTATCGGCGATATGAATTCGATCATCTCGGTGCGCAGCACCAGCTCGCGCCAGTCGGCGCGCGGGCTGGTCTATGCGGATGGCCTGCTGCTGTCCAACCTGCTTGGTTCGGACTACAGCTTCCCGCCGCGCTGGTCGCTGGTCAATGCCGCCGAGATCGAGCGCATGGACGTGCTGTACGGCCCGTATTCGGCGCTGTATCCCGGCAATTCGCTGGGCGCGACGGTGCTGATCACCACGCGCACGCCGCAGAAGTTCGAGGGTGACGCCAGCGTGCAGCTGTTCACACAGCGCTTCAACCTGTACGGCACCCACGATAACTTCAACGGGGTGCATGCCAACGCCTACGTGGGCGATCGCGTCGGCGCGTTCTCGTGGCTGGTCAGCGTGGACCGGCAGGACAGCAAGAGCCAGCCGCTGAGCTTCTACACCGCATCGCGCTCGACGCGGCCCGCGGGCGCGGCGGACACGCCGGTGTCCGGCGCCTATTTCGACCGGGACCAGAGCGGGCGCGACCGCGTGGTGATGGGGGTGAACAGCGAGGGCGTCACGCACACCGTGCAGGACCAGCTCAAGCTCAAGCTCGGCTACGACATCACCAGCACGCTGCAGGCGCAGTTCACCGCCGCCTACTGGCAGCAGGACCGCTCCAGCACCACCGGCAGCTACCTGCGCGATGCCAATGGCAATGTCGTATCCAGCGGCCCGGTCAATATCGGCGGCTACCAGTACGTGATTCCGGCCAACGCCTTTGCGCCCGGCAATGGCGAGGATGCGCGCTGGCTGTACGGCCTGTCGCTGCGCACGCGCAACCAGACGGGGTGGAACTTTTCCGGCGTGGCGTCGCTGTTCGATGTCAGCAAGGACGTGAGCCGCAGCGCCAGCACCGTCGGCAACGGACCGGGCACTGTGACGTATGGCGACGGCACCGGCTGGCGCACGCTCGACCTGAAGGCCGACTACCGCCCGGAGCGCCTGCAGGGCGGGCACTGGATCACCTTCGGCTACCACTATGACAACTACCGGCTGAGCAATACCACCTACAACACCTCGGACTGGCGCGCGGCCACCATCACCGCGTTCAACAATGCCTTCACCGGCAAGACCGAGACCCAGGCGCTCTACGCGCAGGACGCCTGGTACTTCGCCGAGGACTGGAAGCTGATCCCCGGCGTGCGCTACGAGCACTGGCGCGCCTATGACGGCAGCCGCAGCCAGCCCGGCGTGGACATCGGCTATCCGGTGCGCAGCGAATCCAACTGGTCGCCCAAGCTGGCGCTGGAGAAGGCGTTCGGGCAGGACTGGCTGGGCCGGCTGTCGCTGGGCCAGGCCTATCGCTACCCGACCGTCAGCGAGCTGTTCCAGGGCCGCATCACCGGCACTTCGCTGATCAACAACGATCCCAGCCTGCGGCCGGAACGATCATTCTCCAAGGACCTGACCTTCGAACGCACGGTGGACGCGTCGAACTTCCGCGTCTCGCTGTACGAGGACGATATCCGGGATGCGCTGGTCAGCCAGACCAACACCACGGTATTCCCCACCGTCACCAGCTTCCAGAACGTCGAGCGGGTGCGCACGCGCGGCATCGAGCTGGCCTATGACGGGCGCGATGTGCTGGTGCGCGGCTTCGACCTGTCGGCCAGCGGCGCCTACAACCATTCGAAGACGCTGGAGAACGCCAACAACCCGGCCTCGGTCGGCAAGTATTTCTACCGCATCCCGAAGTGGCGCGCCAACCTGGTGGGCACCTATCGCTTTACGCCGGCGTGGGCCGGCACGCTGGCGATGACGTATTCGGGCCGGCAGTACAATACGCTCGACAATTCGGACACCAACCCCGACACCTTCGGCGGCACCAGCAGCTTCCTGACCTTCGACGTCAAGGTGACGTACAAGCCCGCAAAGAACGTTCGCCTCGGGCTTGGCATCGACAACCTCACCGACCAGCGCTATTACGTCTACCACCCGTACCCGGGCCGGACGTTCTATGCGGAGGCGAAACTCTCCTTCTGAGCACGTGAACACGCTGACTCCAACCCTGCCAGGCGCGCGCCGCGCTGTCCGCCTGATCGCTGCCGGACTGGTGGCTTGCGCCACGCTCGCGCCTGTCGTCGCGGCCGCGCAGGAGCATGGCGCTCACGCCAGCCACGGCGCCCAGGCCAAGCCGAAAATGAGCGAACTGGGCACCGGCGCCGCCTTCGATCGCGACGGCAAGCTGTGGATCGCCTACAAGGACGGCCAGCATGTCGCGGTGCGTTCGTCGACGGACTACGGTCGCAGCTTCAGCGAAGCGCGGCATGTCAACGCCACGCCGGAGCCCGTCGCCGCGGATCATGAAAGCCGCCCCAAGGTGGCCACCGGCGCCGACGGGGAGGTCTACATCACCTGGACCCAGCCGCTGCCCAAGCCATGGACCGGCTTTATCCGCTTTGCGCGCTCCAGCGACGGCGGCAAGACCTTTGCCGAACCGCTGACGGTGCATGCCAATCGCGACCAGATCGCGCACCGCTTCGACGCCCTCGCGGTGGACCCGGCCGGGCGCGTCTTCGTCAGCTGGATCGACAAGCGTGATGTGACCGCCGCGCAGGCGCGCAAGCAGCCGTATGCCGGCGCCGCGATCTACTACGCTGTCTCCGCCGACCAAGGCAAGAGCTTCCAGGGCGACTACAAGATCGCCGACCAGTCTTGCGAATGCTGCCGCATCGCGCTGACGCCCGCGCCCGACGGCAGCATGCTGGCGCTGTGGCGCCATGTGTTCCCGCCCAACGCGCGCGACCACGCGCTGGCGCTGCTTGGCGCAGACGGCAAGGCCACGCCGATGCAGCGCGCCACCTTCGACGACTGGCGCATCGACGCGTGCCCGCACCACGGCCCCGGCGCGTCAGTGGCGCCGGACGGCACCGTGCACATGGTCTGGTTCAGCGTGCGCGACGGCAAGCCGACGGTGTCGGTGGGCCGCTGGCGCGACGGCAAGCTGCAGGCGCAGCGCCCGCTCGACGACGCGCGCGCACAGCATGCCGATATCGTCGCGCTGAACGACAACGACATCGCGGTGGTGTGGAAATCGTTCGACGGCCAGCAGACGCGGCTTTCCGCCATGCTGTCGCGCGACGGCGGCAAGACCTGGCAGACGCGCAAGCTGGCCGGCACCGAACGCGACTCCGACCAGCCGCACCTGCTGCAGCACGCCGGCCGCGCCTACGTGCTGTGGCGTACCGAGGCCGATGGCTTCCAGGTGTTCGCGCTCGGGCAGGAGGGCGCATGATGCGATCGCGCCGCCAACTGCTCGCCGCCGCTATGACCGCCGCCGTTGCCACATGCGCGCTGATGCTCGGCACCGCCAATGCCGCCGACCGCGTTGCCGTGTTCGAATCCGCCAACGCCGCGCGCATCGCCGCCAGCCAGCAGGGCAAGCCCTTCGTGCTGGTGGTGTGGTCGCTGGATTGCGTCTATTGCAAGCGCAACTTCGACGCCATCGGCAAGCTGCGGGCGCGGCATCCGGACTTGCGCGTCGTCACGCTGGCGACCGACAGTGCCGACGCCTCGCCGCAGGTGCAAAAGATGCTCGAACGCGTCCGGCTGACGCGCAATGCGTGGGTGTTCGGGCACGAGCCGCAGGAGCGGCTGCGCTATGCGGTCGACCCCGACTGGATGGGCGAAATGCCGCGCACCTACTTCTATCGCGCCGACGGCCAGCGGCAGGGCGTGTCCGGCGTGATCAGCGAAGGTGACTGGGCCAGGCATCTGCGCTGGGCCGGCATCGCGGGCTGAAACCGCAGCGGCGCCGGCCCGGCGCCGCCTTTCACGGCATCGCTCAGGACAGTTCCTTCGGCAGCTTGCCGCCGTTGGCGGCCAGCTCCTGCATCAGCCGCTTGTGCAGCCACACGTTCATCGCCGCGGAGTCGTTCATGTCGCCGCTGTAGTGCAGCTCGCGCGCGAGTTCCTTGCGGTGTTCCAGGCTGCTGTCGATGCCAAGCACCTTCATCGTATCGACGATGGAGGTGCGCCAGTTCAGCGTCTGCCCGCTCTGCTGCGCCATGCGGTCCATGATGGCCTCGACGTCCACACCCGACAGCGGTGTGGCTTGCGTCCCTGCGGCGGTCGCACCGGTAGTCCCCTGGACGTTGCCCGCGGGCGCCGCGCCGGTGCCGGCGGTTGGCGCGGTGCCGCCCGGCGCGCCCGCTGAAGTCGGCGACCCAGCGGCGGGTGGGGTGGTGGTCGCGGTGGTGGTGGCCGCCGGCTTGTCCTTGCCCAGCAGCTTGTTGAGGATGTCCTTGAAGATGCTCATGGCGGGCTCCTGAAGGGTGAACGGGGCAGCAAGCCCTTGCAGGTTCCGGGCCACCGTCGCGGTATCGTCTTTGCGCGGCTAAGCCGCACCGTTTGTAAATGGTGCGTGTAGCGCGTCCGGCTTCCGCGCCGGCAGCGCTGGCGTCGGCTGGTTCTTCCTGTTCAGCGCAGTCCTGCGCGTTCCTCGTTCGAGGGATCGGTAGTTTCCCCACTCTTCCTGCGTGGCCAGCAGCGTCTATGATTCGGGCGGGTTGGTTCAATAAAGAAACAGATGTTCAAATATGAACACGCAGCGACCGCGACAGATGAAAGATCTGCGGTGGTCCAAGGAGGAAACATGATGAAATTCCGCATCGCCGCGGCCGCGCTGGCAGCTGCGCTGCCGCTGGTGGCGGCAGCGCAGTCGGTGACCCTGTACGGCGTCATCGATACGGGCGTGGAATACCTGAACCACGTCGGCGCGGCGGGCCACGCCCTGGTGCGCCAGCCGTCGTTGGCCGCGACCGTGCCGTCACGCTGGGGTTTGCGCGGCACCGAAGATCTCGGCCACGGACTCAAGAGCGTGTTCGTGCTGGAATCGGGCTTTGCACCGGACTCCGGGGTGTCGAACCAGGGCCCACGCCTGTTCGGGCGACAGGCCTTCGTCGGGCTGAGCGGCCCGTGGGGGCAGGTCGGCTTGGGGCGCCAGTACACCATGCTGTTCTGGGCCAGGCTGGATACCGACATCCTGACCTCCAACGTTTATGGTGTCGGCTCGATCGACAGCTATATCCCCAACACGCGCGCCGACAATGCGGTGTCGTACAAGGGCAAGTTCGGCGGCGTCACGGTCGGCGCGACGTACAGCCTGGGCCGCGATGCCGTCAATGCCGGCCCCGGACCGGCGGGCACCAATTGCGCGGGCGAGAATCCCGCGGATGCACGCGCCTGCCGCGAATGGTCGGCCATGCTGATGTACGAGACCGACTGGTGGGGCGTGAGCGCGGCCTACGACTCCCTGCGCGGCGGGCCCGGCGCGTTCGGCGGCCTGACCCGCAGCAGCCTGAAAGACGATCGCTTCTCACTGGGCGGCTACATGCTGCTGCAGCGAACCAAGCTGGGCCTCGGGCTGCTGTCGCGCAACAACGAGGCGAGCGCCACCCCGCGCAGCGATCTATGGTTCGCGGGCGCCTCGCATGACCTCACGCCCGCGTTCAACCTCGCTGGCGAAATCTATTACCTGCGCTATCGCCACAGCGCGAACCGGGCCTGGCTTGGTGCGATTCGCGGCACCTATGCGTTCTCGAAACGCACCTCCGTCTACGCGACCGCGGGCTATATCGACAATCGCGGCCAGTCGGCGCTGTCGGTCAGCGGCGGCAGCCCGGGAGGCAATCCGGCACCCGGCGGCAACCAGGCCGGCGTCATGCTGGGCATCAAGCAGATCTTCTGAGCCGTTGCAGTCTTCTTTCAAAAGGTAGAACGATGAAATCCTCACGCTTGCTGTCGGTGCTGACCGGCATCGTCCTGATGTGCGCCACGGCGCTTTCGTCCGCAGCGCCCGCGGCGGCGCCTGTGGCTGCCACTGACTATTTCCGCGTGACGCTGCTGGGTACGGGCACGCCGGTGCCTTCGCCCGCCCGCGCCGGCTACAGCACGCTGGTGGAGGCCGGTGGCCAGAAGCTGGTCTTCGATTTCGGCCGCAACGTATCCGTGCGGCTGTGGCAGCTGCGCATTCCGCTGGGCAGCGTCGATGCGCATTTCCTCACGCACTTTCATTCCGACCACCTGGTCGGCCTGCCCGACCTGTGGCTGACCGGCTGGCTGCGCCCGCCCTACGGCCGCCGCGACCGGCCCATGGCGCTGTATGGCCCGGCGGGAACGCGCGCGCTGGCCGAGGGCCTGCGCCAGGCCTTCGCCGCGGACATCGCGATCCGGCACAAGGACGAGGGCAGCGCGCTCACCGGCATCACCATCGATGCGCATGACGTGGCGCCCGGCGTCGTCTATGAGAAGAACGGCGTGCGCGTGACCGCCTTCGAGAACGATCACGGCGACCACATCCGCCCGTCGTATGGCTACCGCATCGAGTATCGTGGCCGGGCGGTGGTGCTGTCGGGCGATACCCGTTTCAGTCCCGCCGTGGTGGCGCAGGCCCGGAACGCTGACGTGCTGGTGCATTGCGTCACGCTGATCCCCGACGCGCTGCTGGCATCGAACCCGGCGTACCGCGCCATCTACGACCACCTGTCTTCGCCGGAAGATGCCGCGCGCGTGTTCCAGGCCGCGGCGCCGAAGCTGGCCGTGTTCAGCCATATCGGCCTGAACGGCGATGCCACCGTCGGCCAGATCGTCGAGCGGGTCCGCAAGACCTACGCCGGTGAACTGCTGGTTGGCGAAGACCTGACCCGCGTCGACATCAGCCTGGAGGGTCGCGCCGGGACGCCGGGCGGCATTGCGGTGTGGCAGGAGAAGCAATAAGCCACCCGGCGCGTGCCGATACGATCAGTCCGGCTTGATCCCTGCCCGCGCAATGATCGGCCTCCAGCGCTGCTGCTCCTGCGCGATAAAGCGCGAGAATTCCGCCGGCGTGCCGCCCACCACGATGGCCGCGTCCGCGCTCAGGCGTTCGACCGAGCTCTGGCTCTTCACGGCTTTCATGGTGGCGTCGGCCAGCTTGTCGGCGGCGGCCTGCGGCAGCGATGCCGGCGCCAGCAGGCCGTACCACTGCGTCATCTCGAAGCCGGGATAGCCTTGCTCGGCCACCGTGGGCACGTCGGGCAACTGCGCGATGCGCTGGGTGGTGCCGGTGGCGATGCAGCGCACCTTGCCGGCCTTGATGAACTGGAGGATGGCGGGCGCGCCGACCGCGGCGGCGTCGAGCCGGCCGGACAGCAGGTCGGTGATCTGCGGGCCGCTGCCGCGGTATGGCACGTGGGTGATAAAGGTGCCGGAGGCGGCCTTCAGGTATTCGAAGGCGAGGTGGCCGGCACTGCCATTGCCGGCCGAACCATAGTTGAGCTTGCCGGGCTTGCTCTTGGCGAGCGCCACGAATTCCTTCAGGTTCTTCGCGGGCACGTCGGGATGGACCACGTACAGGCTCGGCACCTTGGACAGCAGCGAGATCGCGCGGAAGTCCTTGACCGGGTCATACGGCAGCTTCGGGAAGATGAAGGGATTGACCGCCAGCGTGCCGATATGGCCGAGGATCAGCGTGTGGTTGTCATCGGCGCGCGCGACTTCGCCCATCGCGATATTGCCGGCGGCACCCGGCTTGTTCTCGACGAACACCGACACGCCCAGCAGCTTGGTCAGCTCCGCCGCGGTCGAGCGCGCGACGATTTCGGAACTGCCGCCAGGCGCGAACGGCACCACCAGCCGGACCGGCTTGGCGGGCCAGGCCTGGGCGCGGGCGAGCGTGGGCGCCAGCGCGCACGCGCCCAGCGCGGCGCTGGCCTTGAGCAGTTGGCGGCGAAAGGGATTGGCTGCGGTCATGCTGGTCTCCTCGGGTTGCGGTAGCCGGGCCGTGAAGCGGCAGGCGATTAAGTTGTTATTCGGGCCGGATGTTGCCGTCGCGGATCACCTTGGCCCATAGCCGCGCCTGGCCGTCGATGAACTGTCGCGCTTGCGCCGGCGGCGCCGCCACGACCTCGCCACCAAGCTCGGCCACGCGCTGCCGGATCTCGGCGCTGGTCATGACCTTCTGCAGCGCGTCGGCAAGCCTGGCGGCGACCGGCTCCGGGGTCGCGGCGGGAACGAAGGCCGCGTTCCATTCATACACCTCGTAGCTGGCCACGCCGGCTTCCTGCATGGTCGGCACCGCGGGCAGCGCCGGGGTGCGCGAGCGGCTGGTCACCGCCAGCGGCTTGAGCTTGCCGGCCTGGATGTGCTGCAGGCTCGAGGCCACGTTGGCAAAGAACAGCGGCACCTGGCCGGCGATGACATCGGTCATGGCCGGGCCGCCGCCCTTGTAGGGCACGTGCAGCAGGTCGACGCCGGCGCGCTGCTCGAACAGCACGCCGGCCAGATGCTGCGCCGAGCCGTTGCCCGAAGACGCAAACGCCACCGAGCCGGGCTTCTGCCTGGCCATGGCGACGACATCGCTGACCTTGCCCGCCGCAAAGCTGGCGGTGGCGACCAGCACATTGGGATAGCGCGCCAGCACGCCGAGCGGCCGGAACGCCTTGTCCGGATCGTAGGGCAGGCGCGGATAGAGGCTGGGATTCACGGCATAGGACGAGGCATCGACCATCACCGTGTAGCCGTCGGCCGCGGCCTTGGCGACATAGGCTGCGCCGATCTGCCCGCCGGCACCCGGCCGGTTCTCGACCACCACGGTCTGCCCCAGTTCGCGCCCCAGGCCGGGCGCGATCAGACGTGCCATCAGGTCAGCGCCGCCGCCCGGCGGGTATGTCACCACGATGGTGATGGGACGTGCCGGCCAGGCCGCGGCGTTGTCGGCGGCCTGTGCCGGGGTGGCGATGGCGATCATGGCGGTGGCCGCAGCGGTGGCTGCAGCGGCAATCGCGTGGCATGCGCGCATGGGTCTGTCTCCTTGGCGACGGTCCATAACGGTGCTCAGCGGACGTCGGCGGTATAGCGAAAAGCAAAGGCGTCGCCGCGCGTCAGGCGATACTCGACGCAGTGGCCAGCCAGGTCATAGGCGTGGCGCGTGACCACCGCGCACGGATGCGCATCGGGCAGTGACAGCAACGCAGCCTCGTCCGCCGCCAGCGTGCGGAAGGTCACCTCGTCGACGGCACGATGGACCGTGACGCCGCAGGCGCTGCCCAGCAGCGGGTAGAGCAGGTCGCCCCACTGCGCCGGCGGCAGCTGCTGCAGGGCTTCGCAGCGCGGCAGCGGCAGCCAGATCGACTCCAGCAGCCGTGGCGTCTGCTCCAGCCAGCGGCGGCGCGAGATCGCCAGCCCGCGCGCGCCACTTGCAAGCCCGAACCGCGCCGCCATGGCCTTGTCCAGCCGGACGGCGCGGCACGACAGGATTTCAGAGCGGGGCACCACGGGCGCGCCATCGGCGCCGCCGAAGCGAAAGAAACGCATCAGGCTGGCGC from Cupriavidus nantongensis encodes the following:
- a CDS encoding GntR family transcriptional regulator, translating into MPDNAALQNTNATAGLSRYGQIAAALQDRIVCGAWAPGDAIPAEGALAREFGIALGTIRQAIAVLVQQGLLERVQGKGTFVRKGLSGASLMRFFRFGGADGAPVVPRSEILSCRAVRLDKAMAARFGLASGARGLAISRRRWLEQTPRLLESIWLPLPRCEALQQLPPAQWGDLLYPLLGSACGVTVHRAVDEVTFRTLAADEAALLSLPDAHPCAVVTRHAYDLAGHCVEYRLTRGDAFAFRYTADVR
- a CDS encoding tripartite tricarboxylate transporter substrate binding protein; protein product: MRACHAIAAAATAAATAMIAIATPAQAADNAAAWPARPITIVVTYPPGGGADLMARLIAPGLGRELGQTVVVENRPGAGGQIGAAYVAKAAADGYTVMVDASSYAVNPSLYPRLPYDPDKAFRPLGVLARYPNVLVATASFAAGKVSDVVAMARQKPGSVAFASSGNGSAQHLAGVLFEQRAGVDLLHVPYKGGGPAMTDVIAGQVPLFFANVASSLQHIQAGKLKPLAVTSRSRTPALPAVPTMQEAGVASYEVYEWNAAFVPAATPEPVAARLADALQKVMTSAEIRQRVAELGGEVVAAPPAQARQFIDGQARLWAKVIRDGNIRPE